Proteins from a genomic interval of uncultured Flavobacterium sp.:
- a CDS encoding DUF4163 domain-containing protein: MKHLTILVFLFLILTSCNKGLSFENETFKKESTIPCKNDCPKITIDVPIAKNTPIVKDSINKKVFSVIKEIIYFGEDPSKVDDYKTLAESFITSYEEMHKKFPSETFGWEGKIKGDVEFNSDQILNIKIDHYTFTGGAHGYQGFRSLLFNPKTGKAIFTDQLFKNEKEFMAFAEKEFRAKYHIPTKANINATGLMFENDTFQLPQNIFYTDEGLLLYYNSYEAASYADGPKELLFSYDKVDKYLKYH; encoded by the coding sequence ATGAAACACTTAACTATTTTAGTCTTTTTGTTTTTAATCTTGACAAGTTGTAACAAAGGGCTTTCATTTGAAAATGAAACGTTTAAAAAAGAATCTACTATTCCTTGCAAAAACGATTGCCCAAAAATCACCATAGATGTTCCTATCGCAAAAAACACCCCGATAGTAAAAGACAGTATCAATAAAAAAGTTTTTTCTGTAATAAAAGAAATCATTTATTTTGGAGAAGACCCATCAAAAGTGGATGACTACAAAACATTAGCCGAATCTTTTATTACTTCTTATGAAGAGATGCATAAAAAATTTCCAAGCGAAACCTTTGGCTGGGAAGGAAAAATAAAAGGAGATGTCGAATTTAATTCTGATCAGATTTTAAATATAAAAATTGATCACTATACATTTACCGGTGGTGCGCATGGATATCAGGGTTTCCGATCATTATTATTTAACCCCAAAACCGGAAAGGCAATCTTTACCGATCAATTGTTTAAAAATGAAAAAGAATTTATGGCTTTCGCCGAAAAGGAATTCAGAGCCAAATATCATATTCCAACAAAAGCCAACATTAATGCAACTGGTTTGATGTTCGAAAACGATACGTTTCAATTGCCTCAGAATATTTTTTATACAGATGAAGGCTTACTTTTATATTACAACTCTTATGAAGCCGCTTCGTATGCCGATGGTCCAAAAGAACTTTTATTTTCTTATGATAAAGTCGATAAGTATTTAAAATATCACTAG
- a CDS encoding ATP-binding protein, which produces MINKRLLIKNLLAHNDESSFYDKKRQLNLHSREGKGKFLKHICALSNSNPTNNSYIVVGVEDQDNEIVGDDFFDDSRIQNLVNAFLENPPKIQYENVPFPNLPKDKVIGLVTIKPKSKISYFKKGIHTILANSIFVRRGSNSIPLEISEEVEKNYQNTETVIGIENSSRNSIQYTLDGVIDFMNFRHKDMSPKYHVFKELFVICWAGVPKKSRDKTFLSRVDIELINEQIKLFYSAQDVVTIVFDDDSFTITEYVPLGLNDKTSYYALEKQTIHFFDNGYYKIDRVMLFQPPEFNRKMLYHIYNSNMALLQKLQKGIPLSGRELKDLENLPSTFMICYLNGFDDAKQKLIDAKLLLKPFGNIYLSFKEALRILRKMKYDVQ; this is translated from the coding sequence ATGATCAATAAACGCCTTTTAATAAAAAACTTACTCGCACATAATGACGAGAGCAGTTTTTATGATAAAAAAAGGCAGTTGAATCTTCATTCCAGAGAAGGAAAAGGAAAGTTTTTGAAACACATTTGTGCGTTGTCAAATTCAAATCCAACCAATAATTCTTATATTGTGGTTGGAGTAGAAGATCAGGATAACGAAATTGTTGGTGATGATTTTTTTGACGATAGCCGAATCCAGAATCTTGTTAATGCTTTTCTGGAAAATCCGCCTAAAATTCAATATGAAAATGTGCCATTTCCGAATCTTCCAAAAGATAAAGTAATTGGATTGGTAACTATTAAACCCAAAAGCAAAATCTCCTATTTCAAAAAAGGAATTCATACGATACTTGCAAACAGTATTTTTGTTAGACGTGGAAGTAATTCGATTCCTTTAGAAATTAGTGAAGAAGTTGAAAAAAATTATCAAAATACAGAAACGGTAATCGGAATCGAAAATAGTTCCCGAAATAGTATTCAGTATACTCTTGACGGAGTTATTGATTTTATGAATTTCAGGCATAAAGACATGTCGCCGAAATATCATGTTTTTAAAGAATTGTTTGTGATTTGCTGGGCGGGAGTTCCTAAAAAATCCCGAGATAAAACATTCTTATCCCGTGTAGATATTGAATTAATCAACGAACAAATTAAACTTTTTTATTCCGCGCAGGATGTTGTTACGATTGTTTTTGATGACGATAGTTTTACCATAACCGAATATGTTCCGTTGGGTTTAAATGACAAAACGAGTTATTATGCTTTAGAGAAACAAACGATTCATTTTTTCGACAATGGATATTATAAGATTGATCGTGTAATGCTTTTTCAACCTCCCGAATTTAACCGGAAAATGTTGTATCATATTTATAATTCGAATATGGCATTGCTTCAAAAACTCCAAAAAGGAATTCCTTTATCAGGACGTGAATTAAAAGATCTGGAAAATCTCCCGTCAACTTTTATGATTTGTTATTTGAATGGCTTTGATGACGCGAAACAAAAACTAATCGACGCAAAATTGCTTCTGAAACCTTTTGGTAATATCTATTTGTCGTTTAAAGAAGCATTGAGGATTTTGCGAAAAATGAAATATGATGTCCAGTGA